The Primulina huaijiensis isolate GDHJ02 chromosome 10, ASM1229523v2, whole genome shotgun sequence region CTTTTATTATATACAATTATGTAGCAACTTCAAAAGAGGAGATTTCATGTGTTACATTAGATCAGATGATAAAGCAAATTTTCTCCGTTCCTTCTGGGGGTAACTAAATATATTTACATTTAAAGAATACAAGAGGTAACACACCGGTTTCATATTCTTTGATTAGTAAGATGTCAGAATAGCTAGTTtctgttttttcttttcttaacATTTCTATTTCTATAGATCGTAAAAATTTGTAGCAAAATTGCAATTGATGACTGCATGGAGGATGCTTCAACACAGAATTGAAAAACATGTGCAATCGCAGGCAATAAAGGAAAGGATAGAGCAACTCAGATTTTATGAAACAATGAAACCAATATCTCTAAGAAGAACATTGGAAAGCTGAAAACGACCTTAGAAAAGATAACTGATAATACCTTCATCTGCAGGGAGTTTTGACAAGCTAAGTTTTACAGTGAGATTGAAACCATCTCTGGGAGGATCAAGAATTTGTAAAACCACACCATATGTGGCTTTGATAGCTTCTATGGCACCTGGAGGTAGCCCATTCACAAATGTCGTTTCTGGAGGTGGTGTTGGTATCGATACCGATAAAAACAGGAGATTTGGGTTCTTCACATTTGCCTGCAAAGAAGTTAGGAATTAGAAATGGAAGATACACGACTGTTGCATATGCTGAACTTGAAAAGGCGATATAACATTTATTTAAGGagaaacatataaatttttcatcAATAACTTTATATATGATGAGAACATTTGACAGAGAATCCAGTAAGACATGTATAACCTGGATATGGTATCGAACATCATCAAATTCAACCCATTGGCAATCCAATTCAACTCCCTTCTCAAGACTGAAAGGGAATCAGTAAAATAACAACACAATTATGAATCCACAGCATCATTAAGAAAAAAGAGCACTAGAACAGTTTTCTATCGATCTCATTTGAACCCCCTGATCACCAGGCAACCAAAGAAAAATGGCACACAACATAAGAAAAACCTCTGTCAAAACACCAAGAAGCGCCAGAAAGGTGAATGGGAGTGAAAAGGAACAATTTGATACTACAAAAGCACGAAATTCAAAAACTAGTTTAAAAAACATCTAGAACAATTTCCCAAACTACAGCTGAATCTATCTAAGGCATGAACATTTGCATCGACACGGCTGTTCATTGTATGAACTGTTCAGATATGAGTTAGCTAATAGTTCAAGTGGGGCTCGAAATTGGACAGCGGAACGAGCACGTGATCCGCGAAAAGATATTGTGAACTATAGGGAGAAAAATCGGCGATTGTTTCTTACTTCTGAAGACGGGTTGACAAAATCTGGAGGAGATATCTGCTGGAAGACTGCAACAGTATCATGGATTTTGGCTCGTACTTCTGGAAATTATAGAGATAGACGGAGATCTATTTGGTTGCGACAATAAACACCACTTTCCTCGTTGATTGAGCTCAAAACCAAGCGTCCGAGTACAGTAGGATCAGCAAGCTTTTTACTCTGATTTTGTTTAAAATCAGTGAACGATCGATCACACATAGGGTTTGCGGTGCATTAGGCTAAAAACATTTGTtcaatcttttttcttttttttttcctttttgaacTCGTTTATTGTttacttaaaagttaaaaataattatcctCTATGTCATTTTTCTGATTTAGTTTTTCATTTCCAATGTTAAAATGAACTAATGATTCTCTATCTATTTTGCACTTAACCAAGTGTTACAACACTTCGACACAATATGCTGCTTTCATCTATTACATATAAATCTTATAGATTCAATGGAAGTAGAAAGTTATAATggtaaaaagtattattttgtTTGTGTCGATGGTTTTTCACGGTTCACATGGATAAGCTTGCAAAGATTATTAATCTGCATAACTTGAAGTTAAGCAAAATCAGAACCAACCATGATAAAGAGTTCGAGAATTCTATGTTTTCAGCGTTGTGCGATAAGAAATGCATAACTCATGAGTTATACTTATATGCCACAAAAACTCTCCAACAAAATGGTATTGTTGAACTGAAAAATCTTACCTTGCAAGAGATAGATAGAGTGATGTTGAGTTCAAAGAatatttcaaaacattttttggCTGAGATCTTAAACACGACATGTCATATTTCAAATCGCTTATATTTGAGAAGTGGTTTTACTATGAGATCCTATGAGATAACCATGGGAAAGAaaccaaatattaaatattttcatgttttttgaTTCTTATGGTATGTTTTAAATGATAAAGATCAACTAGCTAACATTAATTCCAAGAGCGATAATTGCTTGTTTCTTGGATACTCTACAAATAGTCTGTCTGTCGAACGTTTAATTTAAGAACTAAGAATATTATAGAATCCAttaatgttgtatttgatgatttTTTCGATCTCAAAGAAAGAACAATTGAGGATGATACATAAGATTTGCTGGAAGTGTCAATGACATTGAATAATACaggtgttgtgccagatgttgtAACATCCAGCACAACATGGTCGCTAAGATCGACGGAATTCGAAGAAGATCATCAAAGTGATGATGGTATGAATGATGATGGAAAAGATATTCCCAACATAATACAAAATAATCATCCGTCATCACAAATAATTAGAAATATACGTGGTACATGCAAACTCAAAGGAAGGAAAATGTTGGCTACCAAAAGATGACTAAAGTAATATACATGAGTTCCGTATACTTTCTGGTAAGACACTCTTGGTTTGTGTCACACATTGAGCCAAAACACATTAATGAAACTTTAAAAGATGAATTTCGGGTTAACGATATGCATGAGTAACTTGAACAGTTTGTCTGCAATGATGTGTGAGATTTAGTTCTAATGCATGAACATGTTGTTAATATGTTggaacaaaatatatttttaagaaaaaaactgATGAATAAGggaatgttattataaataaagctCGGTTGATTCCTCAGAGGTATACACAAGTTGAATGAGTGAATTTAGATGAAGCTTTTGCTCCTATAGCCCGCATTGAGTTTGTCCGAATGTTGCTTATCATTGCATGTCACACTAGGATTAAGTTTTATGAAGTTGATTTTAAAAATGCTTTTTTGAATGATATTTTGAATTAAGAAGCTTATATGAGTCGATCGAAAAGATTTGTGGATCCACATCACTTCGAACATGTTTACAAGCTGAAGAAGACATTGTATGGACTGAAACATGCTTCACGTGCTTCACATGATAGGTTGACTGATTGTCTACTTGAGATTGACTTCGAATGTGGTGAGGTCGATAAAActattttcattcaaaaattgAAACATGATATACTCATATGTCAAGTTTATGtagatgatataattttttgcgATTCTTCAAAAAAGCACGTggataattttgttgaatgtaTGTCTTTGACATTTGAAATGATCATGGTAGGTGAGTTAAGTTTCTTCATTGGTCTTCGAATAAAGCAATTACATGATGAAATCTTTCTGTATCAAAACAAATATGTAGAGAATTTGGCAAAGAAAATCTGCCATGAAAACACTAAACACACAAAAACTCTCATGAGGTCTAGTGAGAAACTTTTCAAAGACGATGATGATGAAGATGTTGACAACACACTGTACCGCAACATCATTGGTAGTCACCTAAATTTGACTACAACCGTTCAAATATCATGTTTACTGTATGTTTGTGTGCGAGGTACCAATCAAATCCTAAGATCACGCACTTAAAAACTGTGAAACGTATCTTACGATATATAGTAGACACTTTGGTTCTAGGATTGTGGTATACTAAAAAAAACCAACAACAATCTAGTGGGATTTAGTGATGGCAATTGGGCTGGGATTTAGACGACAAAAAGTGCACTGGGGAGGTTGTCTCTACCTTGGAAATAGCTTAGCTTCATGGTGTAGTAAGAAGCAAAACTGTGTGTCACTCTCGACTGTTGATTCTGAATATGTGGCAGTTGATAGTTTTTGCTCTCAGTTTCTATGGATGAATCAAATATAGAAGACTGTGACCTTAAAAGTGAGACTCTCATCGTATATTGTGATAATTCAAGCACAATTGACATCTAAAAAAAATCTTGTACAACACTCTCGCACAAACACATTGACATCATGCATCATTTTATTCTAGATTTAGTAGGGAAAGTTCTGATCAGTATGGAATTTTTTAGGGCTAATAACCAACATATTCACAAAAACTTTAGATTTCGAGAGATTTTTCAATCTTATgaaatctctcaacatgtgtaCATTCTGATCACTCATAGATGTTATTTCGAATATTACAACATTTAGGACAACACTTAACATACATGCGCATTTTTAGGACATAATGCATTCTACAATTTGCATCATTTTGTCATATATATGTGATGTTCATACTATGCCGACTAATTTCCTGATGTGCTCTTAGTCGCTCTCAAATTTTCAATCAAGAACTTGGTTGTGGTGTGTACTCTGTTTTAGTCACAAACTAGTTGACGAATGTTTATGTATCTCATAATCTTGTCACATGTGAAAAATGACTTGGAGAAACTAgagtaagaagaaaaaaataataattacaaagAAGAACATAGAAAAAGCTACTAAGAAGAGTCAAATGAACACCGTTATTCTAGTGCGAGAGCTACCATTTCTATCTCAAAATccagaaaaaaaagaagaaaaagttaCTTATATGAGTCCAATTAAGATTGTTCTTCTAGTGTGAGAGCTACCacttctggaaaaaaaaatcatgattgAGAATGTTATTAGGAGATGTTGCCAATATCGTTGAAAACACCTCACAAGTGAACACATCATATGCactttatcatatttttattatgttccATTATATTTTTAGGCATAATTAGGTCATGGATATACATAGGTTCCTGAAtattttctgctcaatgcattaTCTATTTTTCAACATGGAACATATGGTGAAAACCATATTtgctaaaaatcaaatatttagttCTCTAATGGTGTATTGGAATTAAGCCGACGTGAAGTTTAAATTTGgaaattatttttgggaatCAATTATGCTGGATTATTTCATTGGTTATGTTGAtagtttttctaaaaaattaaaactttccTGTTattcattgttaccgttggtAAGTTAATGCAATTTGTTAGGAGATGAAGGGTTATTTTTATTCACCGTCTCAACAGATATATTGTTTaccatatatattttctttatttgtttaTCTTTGAGTTCATCTGCTGTTCGAATTGTCTTCCTAATTTTGTTTGATCACATCTGCTCTCTGCCTATACCCCTTTCTCATTTtcgtaaaaaaattcaacaatgACAGGAAAGGGTTTTGACCCTCTTGATATTTAAAGAGATATGGACTATAAAGAGGATGTTGCCCTTGGTGTGACAATACTAGAAAGTAAGACCCATACATCGGCCCTGTAGATTGTTCCCACACCAGAGATTCCTACTCTTCTTGAAACAATTGCTCAAGATGAACCTGAGAATGAGATTAACTTAGAAAATATGCCCGATTTTTCTGTGCTCAACCAGGTGTTTCCTCCCCCGCCTCGAGTCTGCCAATCAAAACGCAAGGTAGGATACAATCCTGACTTCTCCGTCCCAAAGATTTCATTACAAGGGCGAATCATTTGTGAGACCATCATTAGCTGACCCCGAATACACGTCTGGTGATGACTCAAGCTACGAAAATTATGAGTTTGTGGCCTGAAAGAAGTCCACACCTCCTACTGACAGGAGTTCTGCCAAGTTTGGCAGAGTTTTGTCTGAAATCATGTCTTTTAGATCAACCCCTATACCATCAATATACAACACTCCTACCGAGGATGAGGAAGGGATTCAGCCCGAGATTAATGAGGTTACTGTTGTGCTCACTGGAGGGTTGATATACACAATTCGCTGGTAATCCGGGCCGTCTCTCCCCCGCCAACCTAACTTTATTCTACTACGTGATTCACAAAACAGTTATGTGAAACTGGACACCATCAACCAATTCCACTATGGTCACCAAGCCACAAACTTTTATGTTGTTTGCCATTCGCACCGGAAGCACTTTAACTTTGGGAAAATGTTTTTAAGATTGTGCTATAGTTTGCTGATTGAGGATTAAAGTCAATCAAGTTGTCTTTCCCTTTGCTTATCTATGGGATCCTGGAATCACAAGGATTTATCCGAGACATCGATGAGCATCTTTCCATGGTGACGGAAGGTTTGACGATTTACCCCATCCTAAAGGAAATTGAAAGTTAGATCTTCCTTGGTCAGAATCCAGTGTTGCCCTAGATGTTGGGAACATGTACTCAACCTCTGGCTATATCCAGCTTGCCCCTATCGTTTTACAAGTTCATATTTGACTTTGCACTCAAGAAAATCGTTCAAGCCAAAGAATTGATCATTCACTATGAAGCCCAAATAGCTCAATACAAATCTTTACTGGATGTGGGTGTCcattataaacaaaaaagaGAGATAACAGCGCACAAACTTCTAAAACTAGAACCTTCTGGCACTCATGAAAATACTGAAGCAAAAGAGgataaaaatattgaagataGAAGAAACTAATCATTGATCATTTATTATTCTTTATCTTCGTCAATGTGCTTAGTTTTGTTTATTCATATTTGATTAAGGTGTTATTAGTTTTCTATTACTTTTAATATTCCGATTAAATCTAAGTGATAAATTTTTCTTCACCCATGTTGTCAATATTACTAACAACACTCAATCTAACGTGATCAAATTCAgagggaaatatattttcaaattcaagGAGAGTTAAATGGAGTTGATTGCGTGGACTTGTTTATGCTTATTTTGTTCAGAAAGACAAAAATAGAGAGATTGAAAGGAAACATATCTTGGCTTGCAAGACAATATTTATCTcttaaattcttttaattttttgataagattTTGCTTAAGAGTTTTTACTTTCTagaaaattgaatttattaCAATCTAGATTTGATCTTTAATGTTTTAAAGAATATGTTTCCTAATGAAAGActacttttttttatcttgaagAATCTATTTAAAAAATCCTATCAAGATCAACACAAGTGatctatatatattgaaaaataattgttgCACCGTGATGAGATGTGAGACAAGCGAGATACGTGAGAATAAAGAGAATTCACAAAGACGAGGCATTATTGTTTCACTGTGTTATCGTGGCGTACAGTGGAGACATTTGAAAACAGCACCCTTACAAAGTGTTGATTAAAGAATTGTTTTCTTGCTCCGAATTTCGACCACACAGATTTGCATCCTTCtgttttggttatttttattattgatattttattatgcaATTTACTTACTTGACTTGTTAAGAAAGATAATTTTTGTTTCTTCACTAGTATTAGTTTTGTAAACTCGAtttcttttttaataattattttgtccCGAGGCAGCGCCCAAGTGTGTTCacttgtgcataattatctatgtgttatttttaattgaagttatttatttgtgtgttaTATTGTTATGATGCATGTTGTCATGAGGTGTTATAATATATCCGAGacaatatttatatatgatacTCACTCTTTACcattatgctaaaaaaataCTTTCAGGTGGTGGTCACAATTTTTATTAGCTAGTAATTAAAAGGCCAAGAGTATAGAGTACGTGTACATATGCACATATATGATCTTATAAAGCCATAAAATAAACCTAGTCGAATCGAATGTGATCAAGTTATATATTGGTTTTGAGAATGATATTTGAATGGTTGTGTGTTGAAAGAAAGAAGGGACTAGTTGGCTTCGTCTCGTTCTGTCTCGCTCTCTTTCTCTGTACAATCCATACGTATATGATAAATATGTTCACTAATTTTCAAGAGGACTGCATCACTGAACACGCCACCGCTTGCGCCCAATGCCTCAACTTTGTCTTCACTTGTTCAGGAtcatcacctaataattaagcATGcatcatcaagttcattaattcaaatatatgcTGAAGACATGCATGCACAGATTAACTTATGATATAATTAACCTGGGTTACATATCTTCCAGGTGGAATCAGTGTCGCTCCTTGGGCTCCCAAACGAAGAGGAATGCCCTCCGAGGGACGAGGAGGAGGTGGTAGACATGCCTGATGCCGAGCCACTACTCGCGGGGCTGGCGATGGGACTGGTTGCAAACTGCCTGTTCACAGCAAAATAAAGGTCTAGGGCAGGAATGGTGTTGCATAGCTTCTGCCCATCCTCTTCATTGAAGCCAAACCCCAATTCTATACAACCTTTCAGCTCATTCAAGTCCTCATCCGTCAGATCATCAGCTTCGTTGATGCCGTTTCTACGCCTTTCTTGGCACAGGAACTGGCGGCGACGCCTCTCCCAGGCCATGTCTCTGGGGACTTCACACATGGACAGCTGTTTGGACAATCTTTTCTTTGTTTTAGGGGTCGTCCAGAAAGGTGGTGCGTGTTCTAAACGTTGCAACTCCTCGCTTTCGTCAGATGCGCTcgaagatgatgatgataacGGTGGGAACGTCAATGTAGTCATATTTACAGTTTTTGGCGGCTCTCCCATATATCTTACTTGAAATTTATATTACTTTTTCGATGTAATTGgaaaaccaaacaaaaaaaaatgtgtgtgtatgtataagGGAAGCTTGTTGAGATCGAATCGATTCGAATCACCTATGCATGCATGAGGGCCACGGAGAGGAGGGCGGGGAACCTCCTCATACCGTGGTGGCTTTGGAAGATGATCACGGGGGTACTGTCTTCAAGTTTTCCCTATCAAttgacaaaattttttattatatttaatttttctataaTGTGTAAATATTGGGGAGAGAAAGACACCACCGGCTGGGGTAGCTTTGGTTGGTAGAGAGCTTAAATGGGAACAACGGGAGAGGAAGCCCTTTATTTTCGGGGCTTCTCCCCCTCCCTCCATACATCAATTCTGTTTGTTTCtttactataaataaataacatttttctaataattattcATATACTAATTTTAACcgttaattatattatatatgataaGTAATACAAATGAGATGGTTCCGCGCGTGCAATCCAACCCACCATATATCTTTCACTTCAAGTACTCTAAGCTCCATGCTTTAATTCATCAATTGTACGCCTAAAAATATGCTTGTTTTGTGTATTTTCTACAATATTTAAgtctaatatataatttttatattatatattaaactaTCACataattttctatatttaaGGATATCAAAACTAATTATATAAATTCAGTAGAAAAAACTTTAGAtaacttatttaataattgagctataaataaaaaaaaataaattaaaataatcaattcAGGGTACCACCGTCGGTATATTACACAAAATTAAAGACGAGACAAAATACATCTTCCTAACAGATTTAATACCGTAGGATCTCTTCTGCTCTCGTTTAGCTACTAGCATTAGGATGTTAGCTTCTGTTTGTTAAGGTTAATAAA contains the following coding sequences:
- the LOC140986855 gene encoding uncharacterized protein, which produces MGEPPKTVNMTTLTFPPLSSSSSSASDESEELQRLEHAPPFWTTPKTKKRLSKQLSMCEVPRDMAWERRRRQFLCQERRRNGINEADDLTDEDLNELKGCIELGFGFNEEDGQKLCNTIPALDLYFAVNRQFATSPIASPASSGSASGMSTTSSSSLGGHSSSFGSPRSDTDSTWKICNPGDDPEQVKTKLRHWAQAVACSVMQSS